The Novipirellula caenicola genome contains a region encoding:
- a CDS encoding LamG domain-containing protein — protein sequence MPTGLGGEIIWLCPSLDDDGNGTTTVTDLSGNGNDGTLTNATPATAWIADTAYDGIRAIDLDGTNDYVATTLNAVPVSSHSFAIWVYKHSTNDAILLNQRVGGNAQFQLWLSPSTHSQKLQYWNGSSQVNSDTNCPQNQWVHCGATRSGTTLKFYISGTLAGTKTIAVPSASSANVLLGYEGYGYAKGKWDDCRIFNRELTAGEMSALASVRAYQPGGTPKGPDYMTGVRRGLLFL from the coding sequence ATGCCAACGGGACTTGGTGGCGAAATCATTTGGCTTTGCCCATCCCTTGATGATGACGGCAATGGCACCACAACCGTGACGGATCTGAGTGGCAACGGGAACGATGGCACACTTACAAACGCCACCCCCGCAACCGCATGGATCGCGGACACCGCATACGACGGTATTCGAGCGATCGATCTCGATGGAACGAACGATTATGTCGCGACCACATTAAACGCGGTACCGGTTTCATCGCATTCGTTCGCGATCTGGGTTTATAAACATTCCACCAACGATGCGATTCTTTTGAACCAGCGAGTTGGTGGAAATGCTCAGTTTCAATTGTGGTTAAGCCCGTCGACGCACAGCCAAAAATTGCAGTACTGGAATGGATCGTCCCAGGTCAACAGCGATACAAATTGCCCGCAAAACCAGTGGGTGCATTGTGGTGCAACGCGATCAGGGACGACCCTAAAGTTTTACATCAGTGGAACACTCGCGGGAACAAAAACGATCGCGGTACCGTCGGCATCGTCGGCCAACGTGTTGCTCGGCTACGAAGGCTATGGCTATGCCAAGGGCAAATGGGATGACTGCCGCATCTTCAATCGGGAATTGACTGCGGGTGAAATGTCGGCACTTGCGTCCGTTCGCGCCTATCAACCCGGCGGAACTCCCAAAGGCCCCGATTACATGACCGGTGTGCGACGTGGCTTGCTTTTTCTCTAG